One Nocardioides aromaticivorans genomic window carries:
- a CDS encoding histidine phosphatase family protein gives MSPRRIVLLRHGRTAWNAAHRVQGQLDTELDETGLEQARAVAPLVAALSPSLVWTSDLARARVTAEVVAKECGLVPSYDERLREFRLGELQGLTHAEIEARDPAAFTRFRNGEWDGIPGAESPQEVADRYVACLRDLAATLGPGECGVAVSHGAATRTGLVAFFGWPLAQARDLRALGNCGRVVLEQRTTGAWALATYNA, from the coding sequence ATGAGCCCCCGCCGGATCGTCCTGCTCCGCCACGGGCGGACCGCCTGGAACGCCGCGCACCGCGTCCAGGGCCAGCTCGACACCGAGCTGGACGAGACCGGCCTCGAGCAGGCGCGCGCCGTCGCCCCGCTCGTCGCCGCGCTGTCGCCGTCGCTGGTGTGGACCAGTGACCTGGCCCGCGCCCGGGTGACCGCGGAGGTGGTCGCCAAGGAGTGCGGGCTCGTGCCGTCGTACGACGAGCGGCTGCGGGAGTTCCGCCTCGGCGAGCTGCAGGGCCTGACCCACGCCGAGATCGAGGCGCGCGACCCGGCCGCGTTCACCCGCTTCCGCAACGGCGAGTGGGACGGGATCCCCGGCGCGGAGTCGCCGCAGGAGGTCGCCGACCGCTATGTCGCCTGCCTGCGCGACCTGGCCGCCACGCTCGGCCCGGGGGAGTGCGGTGTCGCCGTCTCGCACGGCGCCGCGACGCGCACCGGCCTGGTCGCCTTCTTCGGTTGGCCGCTCGCGCAGGCGCGCGACCTGCGCGCCCTGGGCAACTGCGGTCGCGTCGTGCTCGAGCAGCGCACGACCGGTGCGTGGGCGCTGGCGACGTACAACGCCTGA
- the rsfS gene encoding ribosome silencing factor: protein MTASEHAVELIRAAAVAASDKLATDQLAFDVSEQLAITDAFLLASGGNDRQVRAIVEEVEDKLRELGAKPIRREGHRDGRWVLLDYGDVVIHVQHSEEREFYALERLWRDCPVIDLPAEINGPAPASE from the coding sequence ATGACCGCCTCTGAGCACGCCGTCGAGCTGATCCGCGCCGCCGCGGTCGCGGCGTCCGACAAGCTCGCCACCGACCAGCTGGCCTTCGACGTGAGCGAGCAGCTCGCGATCACCGACGCCTTCCTGCTCGCCTCCGGCGGCAACGACCGCCAGGTCCGCGCCATCGTCGAGGAGGTCGAGGACAAGCTGCGCGAGCTCGGGGCCAAGCCGATCCGCCGCGAGGGCCACAGGGACGGTCGCTGGGTGCTGCTGGACTACGGCGACGTCGTGATCCACGTCCAGCACAGCGAGGAGCGCGAGTTCTACGCCCTCGAGCGGCTCTGGCGCGACTGCCCGGTCATCGACCTGCCGGCCGAGATCAACGGGCCCGCCCCCGCGTCGGAATGA
- the nadD gene encoding nicotinate-nucleotide adenylyltransferase: MPGPDGRTRVGVMGGTFDPIHHGHLVAASEVQGWFDLDEVVFVPTGQPWQKADRDVSPAEHRYLMTVIATAANPRFTVSRVDIDRAGPTYTIDTLRDLRAQRPDADLYFITGADALTDIFSWRDADEVFALAHFVGCTRPGADMDPATLAKIPHDRVTMVEVPALAISSTDCRERQRAGQPVWYLVPDGVVQYITKHGLYAPDTTGTEPE, from the coding sequence TTGCCGGGGCCGGACGGGCGCACCCGCGTCGGGGTGATGGGTGGCACGTTCGACCCGATCCACCACGGCCACCTCGTCGCCGCGTCGGAGGTCCAGGGCTGGTTCGACCTCGACGAGGTCGTCTTCGTGCCCACCGGGCAGCCGTGGCAGAAGGCGGACCGGGACGTCTCGCCGGCGGAGCACCGCTACCTGATGACGGTCATCGCGACCGCCGCGAACCCCCGGTTCACGGTGAGCCGCGTCGACATCGACCGCGCCGGCCCGACGTACACGATCGACACGCTGCGGGACCTGCGTGCCCAGCGTCCCGATGCCGACCTCTACTTCATCACCGGCGCCGACGCGCTGACCGACATCTTCAGCTGGCGCGACGCGGACGAGGTCTTCGCCCTGGCCCACTTCGTCGGCTGCACCCGGCCGGGCGCCGACATGGACCCCGCGACGTTGGCGAAGATTCCGCACGATCGTGTGACCATGGTGGAGGTGCCGGCGCTGGCCATCTCGTCCACGGACTGCCGTGAGCGGCAGCGGGCCGGCCAGCCGGTCTGGTACCTCGTCCCGGACGGCGTCGTGCAGTACATCACCAAGCACGGGCTCTACGCGCCCGACACCACTGGAACGGAACCTGAATGA
- a CDS encoding CDP-alcohol phosphatidyltransferase family protein translates to MAGSPDRIYADPSVERLFTGATIITFVRTVITLAIAVWAAYDQSLTWIVIGLVTYWVGDSIDGEWARWRDCETRMGAVVDMMCDRLSCGALYVGLIWLQPGGWISDDPMKWIGIPIGIYLFEFMVIDMYLSLAFLAWPIRSPNYFHVIDRRIYLWNWSRVGKAANSGAFAVILLVSGWVWLGTIIAVGLLVLKCVSLGWLLKLGLPVPVREPATSGEKA, encoded by the coding sequence ATGGCAGGCTCCCCGGACCGGATCTACGCCGATCCCTCCGTCGAACGGCTCTTCACCGGGGCCACCATCATCACCTTCGTCCGCACCGTCATCACGCTGGCGATCGCCGTGTGGGCGGCGTACGACCAGAGCCTGACGTGGATCGTCATCGGCCTGGTCACCTACTGGGTCGGCGACAGCATCGACGGCGAGTGGGCGCGCTGGCGCGACTGCGAGACCCGGATGGGCGCGGTCGTCGACATGATGTGCGACCGGCTCAGCTGCGGCGCGCTCTACGTCGGGCTGATCTGGCTCCAGCCGGGCGGCTGGATCAGCGACGACCCGATGAAGTGGATCGGCATCCCGATCGGGATCTACCTCTTCGAATTCATGGTCATCGACATGTACCTGTCGCTGGCCTTCCTCGCCTGGCCGATCCGCAGCCCCAATTACTTCCACGTCATCGACCGGCGGATCTACCTGTGGAACTGGTCGCGGGTCGGCAAGGCGGCCAACTCGGGCGCCTTCGCCGTGATCCTGCTGGTCAGCGGCTGGGTCTGGCTCGGCACGATCATCGCCGTGGGCCTGCTCGTGCTGAAGTGCGTGTCGCTGGGCTGGCTGCTGAAGCTGGGCCTGCCGGTGCCGGTCCGTGAGCCGGCGACGTCGGGCGAGAAGGCCTGA
- a CDS encoding glutamate-5-semialdehyde dehydrogenase — protein sequence MSAEAAVREVAQRARVASRGLALATRAQKDATLHAMADALLARSEEVLAANAEDVARAEADGTPPNIIDRLRLTDERLAGMAQGLRDVAGLADPVGEVVRGGVLANGLELRQVRVPFGVVGMIYEARPNVTADAAGICLKSGNAVLLRGSSSARSSNAAIVAVLRDAVAASGLEADVVQLVPGDSHDSVKALMRARGLVDVLIPRGGAGLIQSVVNDSTVPVIETGVGNCHVYVDRAADLDKALPLVLNAKTHRTSVCNAAESLLVHADVAGEFLPRVVAALQEAGVTIHGDDAFGSYDDVVAATDDDWGTEYLSLDIAARVVPDLDAALEHIRTWSSGHTDAIVTEDQGAARRFVAEVDSAAVLVNASTRFTDGGEFGFGAEIGISTQKLHARGPMGLPEMTSTKYVVIGDGHVR from the coding sequence ATGAGTGCCGAGGCCGCCGTACGTGAGGTCGCCCAGCGGGCGCGGGTCGCCAGCCGGGGGCTGGCCCTCGCGACGCGGGCGCAGAAGGACGCCACGCTGCACGCGATGGCCGACGCCCTGCTCGCCCGCTCCGAGGAGGTCCTCGCGGCCAACGCCGAGGACGTCGCGCGCGCCGAGGCCGACGGCACCCCGCCCAACATCATCGACCGGCTCCGGCTGACCGACGAGCGGCTGGCCGGGATGGCGCAGGGCCTGCGTGACGTCGCCGGGCTCGCCGACCCCGTGGGCGAGGTCGTCCGCGGGGGCGTCCTCGCCAACGGGCTGGAGCTGCGCCAGGTCCGGGTGCCCTTCGGCGTCGTGGGGATGATCTACGAGGCGCGGCCCAATGTCACCGCCGACGCCGCCGGCATCTGCCTCAAGTCCGGCAACGCCGTGCTGCTGCGCGGCAGCTCCTCGGCCCGCTCCAGCAACGCCGCGATCGTCGCGGTGCTCCGCGACGCGGTCGCCGCCTCCGGGCTCGAGGCCGACGTCGTGCAGCTCGTCCCCGGCGACTCGCACGACAGCGTCAAGGCGCTCATGCGGGCCCGCGGCCTCGTCGACGTGCTCATCCCGCGCGGCGGTGCCGGCCTCATCCAGTCCGTCGTCAACGACTCGACGGTGCCGGTCATCGAGACCGGTGTCGGCAACTGCCACGTGTACGTCGACCGGGCGGCCGACCTCGACAAGGCGCTCCCGCTCGTCCTCAACGCCAAGACCCACCGCACGAGCGTGTGCAACGCGGCCGAGTCGCTGCTCGTGCACGCCGACGTCGCCGGGGAGTTCCTCCCGCGCGTGGTCGCCGCCCTGCAGGAGGCCGGGGTGACCATCCACGGCGACGACGCCTTCGGCTCGTACGACGACGTCGTGGCCGCCACCGACGACGACTGGGGCACCGAGTACCTCTCGCTGGACATCGCCGCGCGCGTCGTACCCGACCTGGATGCGGCGCTCGAGCACATCCGCACCTGGTCCAGCGGGCACACCGACGCCATCGTGACCGAGGACCAGGGCGCCGCCCGGCGCTTCGTCGCGGAGGTCGACTCAGCGGCCGTGCTCGTGAACGCCTCCACGCGGTTCACCGACGGCGGAGAGTTCGGGTTCGGCGCCGAGATCGGGATCAGCACCCAGAAGCTGCACGCCCGCGGCCCCATGGGCCTGCCCGAGATGACGTCCACCAAGTACGTCGTCATCGGCGACGGCCACGTCCGCTGA
- a CDS encoding phospholipase D-like domain-containing protein: MAAHPRTTLTAPITAVAVLAAVLALLAVVRWQPASAAPAPEEAPREAAAVPWVPYTGITFNWPIGDFNQRTIIVRRIHAAIDHTPAGETIRIATYNLGLKASADKLIAAKRRGVKVQVIVNANLIGPLEARVQRAIGKNPNHSSFLFVCRDACRNSSPAGNMHLKIYSFTRTGTTKRLLISSSSNLGGPAMHGQWNDSVAIAGEVGLFSTWWNLFDQMRHDRAYTPRRITYVSDQMKAYFQRPVAGSTSRVTTSKAITDAPYVRLRDVSCNAPDGFGNAAGKTVITVNMRAWYGTRGERLASLLALRKKYGCQVRVIGSLMSREVVRILVGARIPVKAADWEWGPRTSTSDPDKTVYGPSCYSHLKYVTVNGTYQGRGDRLVWTGSENWSPPGLSSDEVTLELHGAQVTKTYNDMFVRMWNNGRVTHRVGIEPKYRPCA; the protein is encoded by the coding sequence GTGGCTGCGCATCCTCGGACGACCCTGACCGCACCGATCACCGCCGTGGCGGTGCTGGCGGCGGTCCTCGCCCTCCTCGCCGTCGTACGGTGGCAGCCGGCGTCGGCGGCACCGGCCCCCGAGGAGGCGCCGCGGGAGGCCGCGGCGGTCCCGTGGGTGCCCTACACGGGCATCACCTTCAACTGGCCGATCGGTGACTTCAACCAGCGCACGATCATCGTGCGGCGCATCCACGCGGCGATCGACCACACGCCCGCCGGCGAGACGATCCGGATCGCGACCTACAACCTCGGGCTCAAGGCCAGTGCCGACAAGCTGATCGCGGCCAAGAGGCGCGGCGTCAAGGTGCAGGTGATCGTCAACGCGAACCTGATCGGGCCGCTCGAGGCGCGCGTGCAGCGGGCCATCGGGAAGAACCCCAACCACTCGAGCTTCCTCTTCGTCTGTCGCGACGCCTGCCGCAACAGCAGCCCGGCCGGCAACATGCACCTGAAGATCTACTCCTTCACCCGCACCGGTACGACGAAGCGCCTCCTGATCAGCAGCTCGTCGAACCTGGGCGGCCCGGCCATGCACGGCCAGTGGAACGACTCCGTGGCGATCGCCGGCGAGGTCGGCCTGTTCAGCACCTGGTGGAACCTCTTCGACCAGATGCGCCACGACCGCGCCTACACGCCGCGGCGGATCACCTACGTCAGCGACCAGATGAAGGCCTACTTCCAGCGTCCGGTGGCGGGCTCCACGAGCCGGGTCACGACGTCGAAGGCGATCACGGATGCGCCGTACGTCCGGCTCCGCGACGTCAGCTGCAACGCCCCCGACGGCTTCGGGAACGCCGCGGGCAAGACGGTCATCACGGTCAACATGCGTGCCTGGTACGGCACCCGCGGGGAGCGGCTCGCGAGCCTGCTGGCCCTGCGCAAGAAGTACGGCTGCCAGGTCCGGGTCATCGGCTCGCTGATGAGCCGCGAGGTGGTCCGGATCCTCGTGGGCGCCCGGATCCCGGTGAAGGCCGCCGACTGGGAGTGGGGGCCGCGCACGTCGACCTCCGACCCGGACAAGACCGTCTACGGACCGAGCTGCTACTCACACCTGAAGTACGTCACGGTCAACGGCACCTACCAGGGGCGCGGCGACCGGCTCGTGTGGACCGGCTCGGAGAACTGGTCGCCGCCCGGGCTGAGCAGCGACGAGGTCACCCTCGAGCTGCACGGCGCGCAGGTCACCAAGACCTACAACGACATGTTCGTGCGGATGTGGAACAACGGCCGGGTGACCCACCGGGTCGGGATCGAGCCGAAGTACCGGCCCTGCGCCTGA
- a CDS encoding lysyl oxidase family protein has translation MKLRLGVTAAVLATTALTATTLPVTPARAGAPPSSPVALTGPATVTVTTYDGTLYGDLGINLIARDSAFEVRTHRPTWTSPITAEWLSPSGPKALPPQTRWDALDDFIVFAIKRPSDGKLLRTRHLDVCLNQWNTQRTRPDAPLRSRYPTGCPYNPFTIGSVQGIEEGWVTNVEAGDESLRLAPGTYDMVARIGRPYIDALGIDAADAVRRYKLVVRKETDGEVVKRSTLPGQGARAQGDGDVVTPLEPGSKPRKARAGAPTDAVPDLRALPAFGMRLSGDGRYLRFSANVWNAGNGPMVVDGFRRGTTDVMDAYQVFVDSDGNQTGYQQVGTMIWHTAPSHNHWHFKDFARYTLLRADKTEVVVSRKESFCLANTDAVDYTVEGADWKPENTDLHTSCGDRGSISLREVLSAGSGDTYDQFRAGQAFRVDNLPNGDYYIAVEANPNRNLVESNTSNNRALRKVRLSGTPTNRRVTFYKVGLVDDHGYGGEEEGH, from the coding sequence GTGAAGCTGCGTCTCGGTGTCACGGCCGCCGTCCTCGCGACGACCGCCCTGACTGCCACCACCCTCCCGGTCACCCCCGCTCGGGCAGGGGCACCGCCGTCCTCGCCCGTGGCGCTGACCGGCCCGGCCACGGTCACCGTGACCACCTACGACGGCACGCTGTACGGCGACCTCGGCATCAACCTGATCGCCCGCGACAGCGCGTTCGAGGTCCGGACCCACCGTCCGACCTGGACCAGCCCGATCACGGCCGAGTGGCTCTCACCGTCCGGCCCGAAGGCACTCCCGCCCCAGACCCGCTGGGACGCGCTCGACGACTTCATCGTCTTCGCGATCAAGCGGCCCTCGGACGGCAAGCTGCTGCGCACCCGGCACCTCGACGTCTGCCTCAACCAGTGGAACACCCAGCGCACCCGCCCGGACGCGCCGCTGCGCTCGCGCTATCCCACCGGCTGTCCCTACAACCCGTTCACGATCGGCTCGGTGCAGGGCATCGAGGAGGGCTGGGTCACCAACGTCGAGGCCGGCGACGAGAGCCTCCGCCTGGCCCCCGGGACCTACGACATGGTCGCCCGCATCGGCCGGCCCTACATCGACGCCCTCGGCATCGACGCGGCCGACGCCGTACGCCGCTACAAGCTGGTGGTCCGCAAGGAGACCGACGGCGAGGTCGTGAAGCGGTCCACGCTGCCGGGCCAGGGCGCGCGGGCGCAGGGCGACGGCGACGTCGTGACTCCCCTCGAGCCGGGCTCGAAGCCCCGCAAGGCCCGCGCGGGCGCGCCCACCGACGCCGTTCCGGACCTGCGGGCGCTGCCCGCCTTCGGGATGCGCCTCTCCGGCGACGGCCGCTACCTGCGCTTCTCCGCCAACGTGTGGAACGCCGGCAACGGCCCGATGGTCGTCGACGGCTTCCGCCGCGGCACGACCGACGTCATGGACGCCTACCAGGTCTTCGTCGACTCCGACGGCAACCAGACCGGCTACCAGCAGGTCGGCACGATGATCTGGCACACCGCCCCCAGCCACAACCACTGGCACTTCAAGGACTTCGCCCGCTACACGCTGCTGCGCGCGGACAAGACCGAGGTCGTGGTGTCGCGCAAGGAGTCGTTCTGCCTCGCCAACACCGACGCGGTCGACTACACGGTCGAGGGCGCCGACTGGAAGCCGGAGAACACCGACCTCCACACGTCCTGCGGCGACCGCGGCTCGATCTCGCTGCGCGAGGTCCTCTCCGCCGGCTCCGGCGACACCTACGACCAGTTCCGCGCCGGCCAGGCCTTCCGGGTCGACAACCTCCCCAACGGCGACTACTACATCGCCGTCGAGGCCAACCCGAACCGCAACCTGGTCGAGTCGAACACCAGCAACAACCGCGCCCTGCGCAAGGTCCGGCTCAGCGGTACGCCGACCAACCGCCGGGTGACCTTCTACAAGGTGGGCCTGGTCGACGACCACGGCTACGGGGGCGAGGAGGAGGGTCACTGA
- a CDS encoding electron transfer flavoprotein subunit alpha/FixB family protein, with translation MSEVLVLVDHVDGAVRKPTYELLAIAKRIGSPSAVFIGGADKAAAAADAVKAYGADKVYVVDDTEIKGYLVAPKAEVLQQLAEKTSPAAILIPASAEGKEIGGRLAIKLSSGLITDAVDVQVDGDDIVTTQSVFAGNFTVDAKVVKGTPIITVKPNAAAPEEGAGAGAVEEFAASISDSAKTAQIVASQPRQATGRPELTEAAIVVSGGRGTGGDFTAVEGLADALGAAVGASRAAVDSGWKPHTFQVGQTGKVVSPQLYVANGISGAIQHRAGMQTSKTIVAVNKDEEAPIFELVDFGVVGDLHSVLPAVTAEIEKRKG, from the coding sequence ATGTCTGAAGTTCTCGTTCTGGTCGACCACGTCGACGGCGCGGTCCGCAAGCCCACCTACGAGCTGCTGGCGATCGCCAAGCGGATCGGCTCCCCGTCGGCCGTCTTCATCGGCGGTGCCGACAAGGCCGCTGCCGCCGCCGACGCGGTCAAGGCCTACGGCGCCGACAAGGTCTACGTCGTCGACGACACGGAGATCAAGGGCTACCTCGTGGCCCCCAAGGCCGAGGTGCTCCAGCAGCTCGCTGAGAAGACCTCGCCCGCCGCGATCCTGATCCCGGCCTCGGCCGAGGGCAAGGAAATCGGTGGCCGCCTGGCGATCAAGCTCTCCTCGGGCCTGATCACCGACGCCGTCGACGTCCAGGTCGACGGCGACGACATCGTCACCACCCAGTCGGTCTTCGCCGGCAACTTCACGGTGGACGCCAAGGTCGTCAAGGGCACCCCGATCATCACGGTCAAGCCCAACGCCGCCGCTCCGGAGGAGGGCGCCGGCGCCGGTGCCGTCGAGGAGTTCGCCGCGTCGATCTCCGACTCCGCCAAGACCGCGCAGATCGTCGCCTCGCAGCCGCGCCAGGCCACCGGTCGCCCCGAGCTCACCGAGGCCGCCATCGTCGTCTCCGGTGGTCGTGGCACCGGCGGTGACTTCACCGCGGTCGAGGGCCTCGCGGACGCGCTCGGCGCGGCCGTCGGCGCCTCGCGTGCGGCCGTCGACTCCGGCTGGAAGCCGCACACCTTCCAGGTCGGCCAGACCGGCAAGGTCGTCTCGCCGCAGCTCTACGTCGCCAACGGCATCTCGGGCGCGATCCAGCACCGCGCCGGCATGCAGACCTCGAAGACCATCGTCGCGGTCAACAAGGACGAGGAGGCCCCGATCTTCGAGCTCGTGGACTTCGGCGTCGTCGGCGACCTGCACTCGGTCCTCCCGGCCGTCACTGCCGAGATCGAGAAGCGCAAGGGCTGA
- a CDS encoding electron transfer flavoprotein subunit beta/FixA family protein, which translates to MTLSNIVVLVKYVPDATGDRKFEADNTVDRVGVDGLLSELDEYAVEQALQIKEKRADEEITVTALTVGPAEAEAAVRKALQMGADKAVHVQDDAIAGSDAVATSLVLAKAIEKIGVPELIVGGLASTDGGMSVVPAMLAERLGLPQVTLAAVVETQGDQVRIKRDGDTATEVIGGTLPLVLSVTDQSGEARYPSFKGIMAAKKKPLESLSLADIGVDASEVGLDAAWTKVEATTARPPRTAGEIVKDEDGSGATALVEFLASKKFI; encoded by the coding sequence ATGACTCTCTCCAACATTGTCGTCCTTGTGAAGTACGTCCCGGACGCGACCGGCGACCGCAAGTTCGAGGCGGACAACACCGTCGACCGCGTCGGTGTCGACGGCCTCCTGTCGGAGCTCGACGAGTACGCCGTCGAGCAGGCCCTCCAGATCAAGGAGAAGCGCGCCGACGAGGAGATCACCGTCACCGCGCTGACCGTCGGCCCGGCCGAGGCCGAGGCCGCCGTGCGCAAGGCGCTGCAGATGGGTGCCGACAAGGCCGTCCACGTGCAGGACGACGCGATCGCCGGCTCCGACGCCGTTGCGACCTCGCTCGTGCTTGCGAAGGCGATCGAGAAGATCGGCGTCCCGGAGCTGATCGTCGGTGGCCTCGCGTCGACCGACGGCGGCATGAGCGTCGTCCCGGCGATGCTCGCCGAGCGCCTCGGCCTCCCGCAGGTCACCCTCGCCGCCGTGGTCGAGACCCAGGGCGACCAGGTCCGCATCAAGCGCGACGGCGACACCGCCACCGAGGTCATCGGCGGCACGCTGCCGCTGGTCCTGTCGGTGACCGACCAGTCGGGCGAGGCCCGCTACCCGTCGTTCAAGGGCATCATGGCCGCGAAGAAGAAGCCCCTCGAGTCGCTCTCCCTCGCCGACATCGGCGTGGACGCCTCGGAGGTCGGCCTCGACGCCGCCTGGACCAAGGTCGAGGCCACCACGGCCCGCCCGCCGCGCACTGCCGGCGAGATCGTCAAGGACGAGGACGGCTCGGGCGCCACGGCGCTGGTCGAGTTCCTCGCGTCCAAGAAGTTCATCTGA
- a CDS encoding enoyl-CoA hydratase/isomerase family protein, whose translation MTSEFVRLEVTDGVGTIRLDRAKAMNAISIQVQDELTLAAAEATDRSDVRAVVVWGGERVFAAGNDVKEMADMSYTDMVDRVEKLQNAVNSIARIPKPVVAAVNGYALGGGCELAMAADVRFAADNAVLGQPEILLGIIPGAGGTQRLPRLVGPSKAKDLLYTGRFVKAEEALAIGLVDRVVPAADVYAEAVAWASTFATAAPYALRAIKESVDRGLEADIETGLQIERQHFSAVFATQDSRTGMASFIENGPGKATFEGR comes from the coding sequence ATGACGAGCGAGTTCGTGCGCCTGGAGGTCACCGACGGAGTCGGGACGATCCGGCTGGACCGCGCCAAGGCGATGAACGCCATCAGCATCCAGGTCCAGGACGAGCTCACGCTCGCTGCGGCCGAGGCCACCGACCGGTCCGACGTCCGCGCCGTCGTCGTCTGGGGCGGCGAGCGGGTCTTCGCTGCCGGCAACGACGTCAAGGAGATGGCCGACATGTCCTACACGGACATGGTCGACCGTGTGGAGAAGCTCCAGAACGCCGTCAACTCCATCGCCCGGATCCCCAAGCCCGTCGTCGCGGCGGTGAACGGCTACGCCCTCGGCGGTGGCTGCGAGCTCGCGATGGCCGCCGACGTCCGCTTCGCCGCCGACAACGCGGTGCTCGGCCAGCCCGAGATCCTGCTCGGCATCATCCCCGGCGCGGGCGGCACCCAGCGCCTGCCGCGCCTGGTCGGCCCGAGCAAGGCCAAGGACCTGCTCTACACCGGCCGCTTCGTGAAGGCGGAGGAGGCGCTCGCGATCGGACTGGTCGACCGTGTCGTCCCGGCCGCCGACGTGTACGCCGAGGCCGTGGCCTGGGCGTCGACCTTCGCCACCGCCGCGCCGTACGCGCTGCGGGCGATCAAGGAGTCCGTGGACCGCGGGCTCGAGGCCGACATCGAGACCGGCCTCCAGATCGAGCGGCAGCACTTCTCGGCCGTGTTCGCCACCCAGGACAGCCGGACCGGCATGGCGTCGTTCATCGAGAACGGGCCCGGCAAGGCCACCTTCGAAGGCCGTTGA